Below is a genomic region from Salvelinus fontinalis isolate EN_2023a chromosome 2, ASM2944872v1, whole genome shotgun sequence.
catttacaaaatagcctccaacactctactcagcaaattggatgcagtctatcacagtgccatccgttttgtcaccaaagccccatatactacccaccactgcgatctgtatgctctcgttggctggctctcgcttcatattcatcaccaaacccactggctccaggtcatctataagtccttgctaggtaaagccccgccttatctcagctcactggtcaccatagcagcacccacccgtagcacgcgctccagcaggtatatgtcactggtcacccccaaagccaattcctactttggccacatttccttccagttctctgctgccaatgactggaacgaactgcaaaaatctctgaagctggagactcatatctccctcactaactttaagcaccagctgtcagggcagctcacagatcactgcacctgtacatagcccatctgtaaatagtccatccaactacctcatccccataatgttatttgatttattttgctcctttgcacaccagtatctctacttgcacactcatcttctgcacatctatgtgtttaattgctatattgtaattatttcaccactttggcctatttattgccttaccttccttatcctacctcatttgcgcacactgtatatagacttattctattgtattattgactgtatgtttatttattccaTGAGTAACTCTGTTgtctgtgttgcactgctttgctttaggTCGCAGTTGtatatgagaacttgttctcaactagcctacctcgttaaataaaggtgaaataaaatggtTCTTTCAGACTGTGACTCAACTTATATTATTATGGTAAGATAACCACTGTGAAAGACTATTGTTGTAACAAGTGagtgaatgtctgctgagtgtcTAGTGTATATTGTGAGTGTCTGTAGAGTGGGTGTTGTTAAAACTGTTTTCATCACaccactccacactgccattcGCTTCCAGCAACATCCATAGGATACCGAATTCAAAAGAACACACAAAAGAGCAAAAAGACAATAGAGGAATTGTGAAGAGAAGCCAAAGTGATTATGAAGACACTTGACCATGGCAGTCTGAGCCACTCATGTTGATTTCAGTCCAAATGTTAAACAAATGTTCTCTGTGCGTGTGGCGGTGGGGGCTCCTGATTGCATAGCAAGCCGTAATTACGTCTGTTCAAAGAACCGGTGCCAGCTGGAGCTGGTCCCTATTTGTCATGCAGGCCGTGTCCTCACCTGGTCTCTAGGATCTGCTGGCGCATAGTCTTGACGTATTCGAAGCTGTCGAAGCAGCAGATGTCATAGACCAGGATGTAGACGTGAGCGCTGCGGATTCCTCTGCAGCAGGTGTCTGTCCActcctggaggagggagggaagaatagAAAGAACAGAACAGATAGTGAAGAAAGGAGAAGAAAAATTGCTAAAATAACATTTTAGCATGAatagaaaggggaggagagaagacatAGGGAGATCTCTCATTACGAAGCAACACAAATCAACCTTCCTTTTGTCTAGTAAAAGTCTGATAGCACTGTTTATTAATGTTTAATTTGGCTGagaattttattttaaataaatgcaTGGAGACCAATAGTTTTCACCTATTCTGTACAcactcatgcacgcacacacacacacacacacagcttttgaGAATGATATTAGTCTAGTTCATTTGTTTAAATGACTTGCAACATAGCTTACTGTCTGATCAATATGACCAGAACACAATCTGGTCTCTTATTGAATTCAAACTTTTTGTAATTGAATTTCTGCTTTATTATTGGCTCCTCGCTGTGAGAAATATTGTTTGCAAGCTAGGGCTTGCCTTGGATagcttttcaaaaacacatcaaGCACCTCCACAGTGCAAATGAAACACTGATTACTATATaaatcaacctggtctcagagcatttcgtattattctgtacgtaaatccgggtcactccatttcgtatgatatgtttacgaattacaattcatattatatgttacgaaaTTGCAAAACATACAATAAGTTACACATTTTCAAAATGTGTTATAAGTTACGAATTTGGCGAATTTGCGAAGCATACAATCTGTAACAAATGTgctaaatgtatgatatgttacaaattatagCTATgtgactaatgttagctagcttgctaatgtTAGCTGTATGTGcgtgttgatcaggctgttgattgtggcctgtggaatgttgtcccactcatcaatggctgtgcaaagttgctgaatattggcgggaactggaacacgccaacatacatgtcaatccagagcatcccataaATGCTCAATTGGTGACATGACTAATGAGTATGCAGGCCAAGGAAGAACTGAGATATTTTCCGttttcaggaattgtgtacagatcattgtgacatggggccgtgcattatcatgctgaaatatgaggtggtggatgaatggcacgacagtgggcctcaggatctcatcacggtttATCtgggcattcaaattgccatcgataaaatgcaattgtgttcattgtccgtagcttatgtctgcccacaccataaccccaccgccaacaAGGGGCACTCTGTTTGCTCGCCCACACGACTTCgtacacactgtctgccatctgcccggtacagttgaaaccgggattcatcggtgaagagcacacttcgcCAGCATATCAGTGGCCATCCAAGGTGAGTATTTGCccgctgaagtcggttacgacgccaaactgcagtcagtttGTGCAGAGATTCTTTGGCCGTGCAAATCCACAGTTTCATCATCTGTCTGGGTGGctagtctcagacgatcccgcaggtgaagaagccggacgtGGAGGACCTGGctgacgtggttacacgtggtctgcgcttGTGAGGCTTGTTGGATGTactatgtttatatttttgttcgctGTAAATGGAGTGTattggatttacgtacagaataatgcGAAATGCTCCGAGACCAGGTTGTATAAATTAGCAGTAGTGTAAAATGTGAAGTGATTGAAGTTTTACCCCAAACAGCGGTTCTCTTTGAATTATTTGCTTCAATATCTCACAGTGGGATTCACCAGAAACTCTAAGTAGCTCGAAGAACCAATCATACACATCTGTCTGACCCAGACAGGTCGAGTGGCAAATGAGGTAGCTCCTCCCCTAATACTAAAGAGCCACTCGCCCGCCCTCTGATCATTCTCTTTTCACGGAAGAGTTATACTCTAGCTTGCTCTCCTCTTCTGTGTTGGGTGACTTTACAGAAAGGAAAGTTTTCACTTCGGGTAACAATTAGCTTTGTTGATTTTTCTTCCTTTGTCTCCTTAGGTAGCTACTGTAGCATCACACAGCTAGTTGCTGAGACTTGGCTAACTTAGCTGCAGGGCTTAGCTAACCTGGATAGCTAGCCTACCGACTAGCTTTTTTACCTGGAAGGGTAGACTTACTAGCTCGCTCTCTGCTTACCGAATGAGAGCCACGCTTTTGTTCGTCTCAAGATCAACATAGAGCTAGCTTTCTTTGGCTAACATGAGGCGAAAGCTAGCTACGTTCACATTGTAAAAGGAATACTTTGTGATTTTGGCAATGATTTTATCTACTTccacagagtcagatgaactcgtggatcaAAAAATGTATGTCTGTGTGCAGTTTAAAGCAAGATGCTAACTATCATTAGCGCAATAACTGAAAGCTTGTGGGAATGCTAGCTGTTCCTGTAGACTTCCAATCATTACGCTAACGCTAGTTGGCATTGGCATGTGAAACTATCGCTAACTTCCTttatactggatgcagagacataaacatggaatccacaagttcatctgagcCTGGGGAAGTAGATCAAGGGCTTTAGtgacaaaatcctgaagtatccctttaaagaaTTAAATTATCTGGTTAGCACTATGGTAATTAGCTATGCTACTAGCCCAAGTGGCGAACGTGAGTGACGTTTCCCTTTGTTCTACGTTTCCCTTTGATAAATGTTTTTTGGAGCCATGGACCCTGCTAGCTCAGCCCAATGGGTACCGAGCAAGACCCCGGCCCCTGCCCCAGCACAACCGTGCCCATACGGAGCAACCATAGCTGGCAAGGAAACTCACCCCTGTGTGTTGTCTGCCTAGGTCTCGAACACGCAGAAGCAGTGTTCAATAATCCCCAGTCATGCATCCATTGTGTTTTTTTCTCCGGCAGTTTTTTTGCTGCCGGAGAGTGTGCTGAGCAGCACTATGTGGCTCATCTCACACACTGCCTTCGAGTAGGGAGACTACTTCTCAGACCCATGGGGATGGCGAGGGTATGACCAACCTCCTCCAAACAGCAGAGGAGGAAGAGCACGAAGAGGTGCAAGCTGTTACCTCTAGTCCCTATTTCATCCTTAGCGGGGCATCGATGGCGGATGATAGATATTCGCTCCTTGATGTCTGCAATCGGGCAGCGACCAGACTCAGTATTGAGTGACCCAAACCCATGGGGAGTGGCAGCGCAGAGATGGACTGGTACGATGGACGGAAACTCCCCTCTCGCACCGACCCAAGCAAGTAACTCCTCCCAGCTATCCCAGCTTGAATAGCGGAAGCCAAATGCAATTGGGACAAACCCTCGACCGACAAGGTCCAAACCAGACTTTTTGCCAGCATGAATGTAAAGGACATGGAGGAGCTGGGCCTCGGCAAGCCACCGGTGGTCGAGCCATCACTGGCCAACCACCTCAAACACAGTTCCTCGTCACTAACAGGCACTTCTCTCCCTGGTAAGACGAAACACTTCTTCATGTCCATCTACCGAAAGGTTTACATGTCTGCCGCACGTCCTATATGGGAGTTGAATGTTACAACCATACTGCTGGTTTATCAGACCGATTTGATGCTAGAGATGCATAATCTCCCAGCTATCAGCAAGCCTAACCCAGACAAATTCGCTGGTACCAGGGCTTTCCGCAGGAGGCTTCCAGCGACACAGCATGCACCAACCCCACAGTTCGGATTCCCAAACAGGCACCGCCAATGGGGAAAACTGTCCTTTTCTGCAGCCGCATCTAGGTCCCACCCATTTGATTCCCCTGCAGGGAAGAAGGGGTGCCCGACCTAGGGGTACGCCCCCTGATGCAGAGAAGGGCAGCCAACAGTTAACTCCAAGTTCTGGCCTGCCACCTCTCGGGTGGAGCACAGACTCTTGGGTAGAACCCTTCACTTTGTGCCGCGACCCATTCTAATGCGTTCACTCTCAAGGAAGACGGAGGGAATCTACTCTACCCCCGAGTGCCCGCCATGCCACGGCTCTCCCCCCGGCTCAAGTTCAAGCAGAATTTTGGACTCAGCAGCGACTGGCGACTCGGGCACACATACTAAAGCAGAAAATCTCCTCTTGATTATGCAAAGAAACGATTGGCTATACAAATGGAAGAGAGCCACCCTGGCTTCTACACCCGGTACTTCCTTGTTCACAAAAAAAAGTGGAGTGGTTCGCCCCTGTTCTGGGGCGATGGGTACTAAACAGCTATCTGACAAAGTTGCGTATGCTTACATTCAACATGCTGTCTCTGTCTTTTCATCGAGGTGACTGGTTCACCTCAGTCGACCTGCAGGACAGGAGGTTTTTAAGGTTTTCTTTTGAAGGCACAGTCTATGAATACCATTTGGGCTTGCGCCAGCTCCCTGAACGTTCAGAAAGTGTGTAGAGGCAACATTCACACCACTGAGAATCAAGGGGCTGAGGTGTCCTATACAGATGATTACCTGCTTTGCAAGTGGTGCCAAACATGACGTATATGGTTCAAGATCAATCAGAAAAGGAGCTATTTGGTGCCAACTCAGATAGTACCAAAGCGTAATGCTGGATTGTCTCTCGGACACCCTCGGAGGACTGCATCATGCCGTTCTGAGAgtgcctctccttgttcaacAGGAGGCGCTCGGTCACGTTCAAGACATGCCTCCGAGTGCTGGGGTTGATGGCATCCACTATCTCAGCAGTACCTCTTGTCCTACTGAGGATGAGAAACTTCCAGGGCTGGGTTTTTGCCCAACCTCTGTGTACAGGGTGTCACCAAACTACCAGATTCATCCgtgggactgccagatggtgaagcgtgattcatcactccagagaacgcgtgtCCACTGCaagctttataccactccagctgacgcttggcattgtgtatggtgatcttaggcttatgtAAGGCTGTTTGGCCATGGAaactaatttcatgaagctcccaacgaacagttattgtgctgacgttgcttccagaggcagtttggaactcggtaatgagtgttgcaaccaaggacagacaatttttatgcgCTTCGCTCTTCAGCGCTTGGCCGTTccattctgtgagtttgtgtggcctaccacttcgcggctgagccgttgttgctcctagacatttccacttcccaataacagcacttacagttgaccggggcagctctagcagggcagaaatttgacgaactgacttgttggaaaggtggcatcctatgaaagtgccatgttgaaagtcactgagctcttcagtaaggccattctactgccaatatttgtctatggagattgcatggctgtgtgcttgattttatacacatgtcatcaacgggtgtggctgaaatagctgaatccactcatttaaaGAGGTGCCCACATActgttgtatatatagtgtatttgaaCTTCAGGAGAAATGACATTCCAGGTGAATACAGAGAGCATGTTGTCCTCTTATCTACCCCTGTcagatctatgtgtgtgtgtgtatgttatgccAATGTAGATACATTTAGATAGCAGGGCACAGATAGCATCAAAGCAGAAGGAAACCACTCTATTAAGATGAACCCACTGACAGTGgcttcctctcctcgtctcctcatGTCCTAACATTAAACTGGACCTTTCACCTTGCTACAATGTCTAACCTGCCACACACATCAGTTCCAATCACTATTGTGCTTCAGTGGGACAGTACCTGCAGTGAGCTGCAGGGGAAGCTGGTGATTGCAGGATAGTCGGTGATCTGCAAGTTGTGCACGTGGCCATTGAGCACGGCAGCCGACAGGTGGACCTGGCGGGCACGGCTGGTTGCCGGGACAGGCGTCTCGCTGTAGTCATCGTGGAGGAAGCGCTGCACGATGGCAGTCTTGCCCACGCCCTGCGCCCCCAGCACAGCGATGCGGAAGGGAGGGGGCATGCTGCGCCCCCCTTGACCCCCTGCCGACGTTCCACCCCCTTCCCTGTTCTCGCAAACCACTGGCTAGTGCATTCAGGGTTGTGCAACGCATAGTCCCCACGGGTGCAGAGGCAgctgtggtggtggggggcaCGCTCAGCCCCATTCATAGGCCACCAACACCCCCTATCACACTAGAGgattgggagaggagagagggttgaaAAGGGAATTGGGGAGTGAGAGGTA
It encodes:
- the LOC129818502 gene encoding ras-like protein family member 10B, with the protein product MPPPFRIAVLGAQGVGKTAIVQRFLHDDYSETPVPATSRARQVHLSAAVLNGHVHNLQITDYPAITSFPCSSLQEWTDTCCRGIRSAHVYILVYDICCFDSFEYVKTMRQQILETRVVGTGDTPILIVGNKRDLQWGRVIPRHNVSDLVRKNWKCGYVECSAKYNWHVLLLFGEAMRSVVCAHCKHVHATIRFQRALRNERCTLM